CTCGTGTCGTGACCGTGGCCGACTACTGTTGGTCGATACCGGCCATCCGAAGCGGGCGACAGGAGACATGAGCAGCCAGACCAGCACGGCTACCCATCCGGAGCCCGAATCGCAGGGGCTCGCGGCCAATGCCGCGCAGCAGCTCGTCGAGGGCGTCGCCCGGGTACTGGCCAAGCCACGTTTCCGGGGCTGGATCCACGTGTATTCCGCGGGGATCGCCGTCGCCGCGGGTGCGTCGCTGATCGCGGTGTCGTGGGCGGTCTCGTCCACCCGTGCCGGGCTTGCGACGTTCGCCTACACCGCGGCCACCGTGGTGATGTTCACCGTCAGCGCCACCTACCACCGCGTCAACTGGAAGTCGGCGACGGCCCGGAAATGGATGAAGCGGCTTGATCATTCGATGATCTTCGTGTTCATCGCCGGCAGCTACACACCGTTCGCGCTGCTGGCGATGCCGCCCGACGCCGAGCGGATGGTGTTGTCGATCGTCTGGGGTGGGGCGCTGGCCGGGATCCTGCTGAAGATGTGCTGGCCGTCCGCGCCGCGCTGGGTGGGCGTGCCGCTGTATCTGCTATTGGGCTGGGTGGCGGTCTGGTACACCGGGACGATCCTGCACAACGCCGGCGTGGCCGCCATGGTGCTGTTATTCGTCGGCGGCGCCCTGTACAGCATCGGCGGCATTCTGTACGCGCTGCGCTGGCCCGACCCGTGGCCGGCGACGTTCGGCTACCACGAGTTCTTCCACGCCTGCACCGCGATCGCGGCGATCTGCCACTACATCGCGATGTGGTTCGTGGTGTTCTAGCCCGAGACCGCCCGCGAGAGTGCGACTGGCGACGGCCTTACTCGGGAAACGTGTCGTGGAATGCAGTTTCGCGGCAGCCCAGGGCGGCCGCCAGTTCTGGCGCCCCGGTCACCGGTAGGTCGCAGACCCGGCCGCGGCAGACGTAGGCGGCGTCGGCGCCGGCCACCCGGCCCCGGCCGACCAGCAGGGCCGACGAGTCCGGCTCGCCGCCCACGACGATCGCCCCGCCCGGCGCCAGCCGGCGCGCGTCGGCCAGCAGCGGCGACCGCGCCGGGTCGCAGGCGACCGCGATCTGCAGCGGTCCGCGGACCGCGGCTTCGGCGACGGCCAGCCAATGGCCGGCCGAGCGCGGCGCCCGTTCCAGCAGCACGGAATGCGCGTGCAGCGCCTCGTGAGCCGCCCTCAGGTACCGCTCCGCGCGGTCGCCATCGACCAGGTGCGCGGCGGTCAGCAGCGCCTCGGTGATCGACGACGCGCCCGACGGCGTCGCCCCGTCCAGCGGGTCGGCGGGCCGCAGCATCAACCGCTCGGCATCGTCGGCGGTGTCGAACCAGCGGCCGGCCCGCCGCGGGTCGGCGAAGTGCGCCAGCGCGGTGTCGAGCAGCTCGGTCGCCTTGGCCAGCCAGACCTCGTCCGCGGTGAGCTGATACAGCGCGAGCAGGCCGGTGGCCAGCATCGCGTAGTCCTCGAGGATGCCGGCGCTGTCGCCGACCACCCCGCCCAGGCTGGCACGCCGCAGCCGGCCGTCGACGACGTGTAGGTCCAGCAGCGCCTTTGCGCAACGCGTTGCGGCGCCGGCCAATTCGGGCTCTCCCAACGCCACGCTGGCCTCGGCCAGCGCGGTGATCGCCAGCCCATTCCAGGAGGTGACGACCTTGTCGTCGCGTCCGGGCTGGGCCCGGGTCAGCCGGGCCGCCAGCAGCGCGGTCCGGACGCGTTCGGCGCGTTGCGGGTCGTCCGGATCGGCGGGCAGCTGCAGCACCGAGGTCCCGTGTTCGAACGTGCCGGAATCGGTGACCGCGAAAACCTCTGCGGCCCAACGGCCGTCGTTAGCACCGAGCACGTCGGTCAGCTGCCCCGGCGTCCACACATACGTCGAGCCCTCGCGCCCGTCGGCGTCAGCGTCCAGCGACGACGTGAACATGCCGCCCTCGGCCAGCTCGTCGAGCAAAAACCCCGCGGTCTGGGCGGCGACCTTTCGGGCCAACGGATCCCCGGTACGCCGGGCCCAGTGCGCGTACACGCGCAGCAACAGCGCATTGTCGTACAGCATCTTCTCGAAATGCGGTACCACCCAGGCGTTGTCGACGCTGTAGCGGGCGAAGCCGCCCGCGAGTTGGTCATAGATGCCGCCGCGGGCCATCGCGTTACCGGTGCGCGTCACCGCGTCCAGCGCCGCCGGTGACCCGGTGCGCTCGTAGTGGCGCAGCAGCGCCTCAAGGATCGCCGACGGCGGGAATTTGGGCGCCCCGCCGAACCCGCCGCGCACCGTGTCCTGGTCGGCCAGCACCGCGGCGACGGCGTGGTCGCACAGCGCCGGCGCCACGTCCGGACCGCCGGAGGGCAGCCCAACCACCATCTCGCGCAATTCGCCGGTGATGCGGTCCGACGCCTCCTCGACCTCCCCGCGACGATCCCGCCAGGTGGCGGTGACGGCCGAAAGGAGTTGCAGGAAACTTGCTTTCGGATAGTAGGTGCCGCAGAAGAAGGGCCGGCCGTCGGGTGTGAGGAAACACGTCATCGGCCAGCCACCCTGCCCGGTGAGCGCGACGGTGGCGTTCATATACACCGCATCGATGTCCGGCCGTTCCTCCCGGTCGACCTTGATGCAGATGAATCCCGCGTTCATCGCGGCGGCCACCTCGTCGTCCTCGAACGATTCGTGGGCCATGACGTGACACCAGTGACAGGCGGCGTAACCGATGGAAAGCAGGATCGGCACATCGCGGGCGGCCGCCTCCGCCAGCGCCTGTGGCGTCCACTGCCGCCAATGCACGGGATTGTCGGCGTGCTGGCGCAAGTACGGGCTGGTGGCCAGCCCGAGCGTGTTCGTCGCCGAGGACTCAGCCGGACTCATCGCCGGACCCTGGCGCCGGTGTCGATCCGTTTGTGTGCCCGGGGTTCTCGCCGAGCGTGTCGGTGCCCTCGTCGGCGGCCTGGTCGGGCTCGGGGTGCTCGGGGTCGAACGATTCGGGCACCTTCTTCAGTTGCCGGTTCATCGACCGCAGCAGCAAGAGCGTGGCGATCAACAGCAACACGACGACCAGCAGCCCCACCGGGCTGGCCTTGCCGAAATCGGGCCCGTGGTTGTGGGGTCCGTCGGCGATCACTGCTACCAGTAAGTGGTTCACCCGTCGCTCTCGATTCCGGCGAACAGGTCGTCCTCGGGCAGCCGGACGGGGACCCGGGAGCGGGCCAACTCGAATTCCTCGGTCGGCCATAGCCGCTGCTGCCACGAGATCGGCGCGGCGAAGAATTCGGCGTTCGGGTCGATCTGAGTCGCGTGCGCCCGCAGGGCATCGTCGCGCTGGCTGAAATACGCCGAGCACTCCACCCGCGTGGTCACCCTCGACTCGAACGGGTCGTGCTCGGGATCCCAATGCTTGAGCCAATTTTCGAACGGTCCCTCTTGGCCGCGCTTGACGAACTCGTCGTGCAGCAACTGCATCCGCGCCCGCAGGAAGCCGTGGTTGTAGTACAGCTTGGACACCGTCCACGGCTCGCCGGCGTCCGGGAAGCGGGCGTAGTCGGCGGCCGCCTCGAAGGCGCCGATCGAAACCTGGTGGCAGCGAATGTGATCCGGATGCGGGTAGCCGCCGTTCTC
The nucleotide sequence above comes from Mycobacterium malmoense. Encoded proteins:
- the mca gene encoding mycothiol conjugate amidase Mca — encoded protein: MSELRLMAVHAHPDDESSKGAATLARYADEGHRVLVVTLTGGERGEILNPAMDLPDVLEHMAEIRRDEMAKAAEILGVEHTWLGFVDSGLPKGDPPPPLPADCFALVPLEEATEALVRAVREFRPHVMTTYDENGGYPHPDHIRCHQVSIGAFEAAADYARFPDAGEPWTVSKLYYNHGFLRARMQLLHDEFVKRGQEGPFENWLKHWDPEHDPFESRVTTRVECSAYFSQRDDALRAHATQIDPNAEFFAAPISWQQRLWPTEEFELARSRVPVRLPEDDLFAGIESDG
- a CDS encoding thioredoxin domain-containing protein; amino-acid sequence: MSPAESSATNTLGLATSPYLRQHADNPVHWRQWTPQALAEAAARDVPILLSIGYAACHWCHVMAHESFEDDEVAAAMNAGFICIKVDREERPDIDAVYMNATVALTGQGGWPMTCFLTPDGRPFFCGTYYPKASFLQLLSAVTATWRDRRGEVEEASDRITGELREMVVGLPSGGPDVAPALCDHAVAAVLADQDTVRGGFGGAPKFPPSAILEALLRHYERTGSPAALDAVTRTGNAMARGGIYDQLAGGFARYSVDNAWVVPHFEKMLYDNALLLRVYAHWARRTGDPLARKVAAQTAGFLLDELAEGGMFTSSLDADADGREGSTYVWTPGQLTDVLGANDGRWAAEVFAVTDSGTFEHGTSVLQLPADPDDPQRAERVRTALLAARLTRAQPGRDDKVVTSWNGLAITALAEASVALGEPELAGAATRCAKALLDLHVVDGRLRRASLGGVVGDSAGILEDYAMLATGLLALYQLTADEVWLAKATELLDTALAHFADPRRAGRWFDTADDAERLMLRPADPLDGATPSGASSITEALLTAAHLVDGDRAERYLRAAHEALHAHSVLLERAPRSAGHWLAVAEAAVRGPLQIAVACDPARSPLLADARRLAPGGAIVVGGEPDSSALLVGRGRVAGADAAYVCRGRVCDLPVTGAPELAAALGCRETAFHDTFPE
- the trhA gene encoding PAQR family membrane homeostasis protein TrhA, which encodes MSSQTSTATHPEPESQGLAANAAQQLVEGVARVLAKPRFRGWIHVYSAGIAVAAGASLIAVSWAVSSTRAGLATFAYTAATVVMFTVSATYHRVNWKSATARKWMKRLDHSMIFVFIAGSYTPFALLAMPPDAERMVLSIVWGGALAGILLKMCWPSAPRWVGVPLYLLLGWVAVWYTGTILHNAGVAAMVLLFVGGALYSIGGILYALRWPDPWPATFGYHEFFHACTAIAAICHYIAMWFVVF